Genomic window (Neorhizobium galegae bv. orientalis str. HAMBI 540):
GCCGGAGGTCGGCAACCAGCGCAGCGTCACGCCGAAGAGGAATATCAGTACGATGCCCGACAGGAAGGTCGGCACGCTCTGACCGGTGACGACGATCGCCGTCAGCAGCCGTTCGATCCAGCCGCCGCGCCGGGTCGCCATGATGATGCCGGCCGGAATGCCCATGCCGATCGCCACCACCAGCGCGCCGGTGGCGAGCATCGCCGTATAGGGCACACGCGAAACGACGATATCGAATGCGGGCACACGCTGGACGACGGAAATGCCGAAGTCAAAATGCGCAAGACCGCCCAGATATTCCAGGTATTGCACCCAGATCGGCCGGTCGAAACCGAGCTGGCTGCGCAGCTGAGCGATCATCTCGGCCGATGCATCCTGCGGCACCAGCAGCAGGGTCGGGTCGCCCGAGAGATGCATGACGACGAAGACGATGGTGAGAACGCCGAAGATCGCAATGATCGCCTGTATCA
Coding sequences:
- a CDS encoding ABC transporter permease; translated protein: MLRYAVERLIQAIIAIFGVLTIVFVVMHLSGDPTLLLVPQDASAEMIAQLRSQLGFDRPIWVQYLEYLGGLAHFDFGISVVQRVPAFDIVVSRVPYTAMLATGALVVAIGMGIPAGIIMATRRGGWIERLLTAIVVTGQSVPTFLSGIVLIFLFGVTLRWLPTSGSGDFASLIMPSIALGAISMSTFARMTRISIIDELGKDYVRAGRARGLSLGSVVFRHVLRNAAIPVITIAALEIGNLLAGAVIVETVFAWPGIGQLAIQSIQSRDFLVVQVIVLLISFVYVLTSVIADFVYALVDPRIHLVR